The DNA window ATCTGAAATCTGACCGGGAGACTCACCTCGAATGACTGATACTGCCTACTCTGGCGGAGGAGAAGTGACCTCCCTCTTGAAACGTGCTTCGCGTGGAGATCAGAGTGCTCGCGAGGAACTCTATCCTCATATCTATCAGGAACTGAAGCGTTTGGCCTCTGCTCATATGGCACGGGAGCGAGCCGGACATACTCTGCAACCAACTGCCTTACTGCACGAGGCTTACTTGCGCCTCATCGAATCGCGTGACATCGACTGGGTGGGGCGAGGCCATTTCTATGCGACTGCCGCGAAGGTGATGAGGCGAATCCTGATCTCCCATGCGCGCACGCATCAGGCGGGCAAACGCGGTGGAGGGCTGCAGCGCGTCGATCTCGATCAAGCCTTCGTTTCCACACCAGAGCGCGAGCCCATATTAATTTCGCTGGATGAGGCACTTTCACGTCTCGAATTGGAGTCGCCTCGCGCTTATCAATTAGTGGAACTGAAGTTCTTTGCTGGATTGAGTTTCGAAGAAGCGGCCTTGGCCTTGAACGTTTCCTCACGCACGCTGAAACGGGATTGGGAAACCGCAAAGCGATGGCTTTATCGAGAACTCCAGGGAAGTCGTCAGTTCCCCAATGAAGACAAGGAAGGGAATGGATAAATCGTCTTGTCTGAACTCTCGCGCTGGGATCAAGTTTCGCAACTTCTCGCTGAGGTGAGTGCCGTCGCGGCTGCAGACCGCGAAGCCTACCTCCAAGCGCGGACACAAGATTCGAGCTTACGCGCAGAGGTGCTGAGTCTGCTAAGCGTCGAGATGCCAAGTGCCGACCTGCTGGAACAGTCGGCGATGGATTGGTGCCAGATCGATTTTGCATCGGCGGACGAGGCGAGAATCGAACCCCGGCTCAGGGTGGGAGAAATGCTTGCGAACCGCTTTCACATCGCAGCGTTTCTGGGCCGGGGTGGGATGGGCGAAGTCTATGCCGCCGAAGATCATGAACTGCAGGAGCGGGTGGCCTTAAAGCTCCTGCATCCTGAGTTAGCAAGCCAAGCGGATTTCATTGCCCGCTTCCGGCGGGAGATCCGGCTTGCCCGCCGCATCTCGAGTCCGAATGTGGCGAAGGTTTTCGATCTGGTGCAAGAGCCGGATCACCACCTGGGGACCTTGCACTTTTACGTACTCGAACTCCTCGAAGGCGAAACCCTTGGCGCCCGCTTGAGACGCGATGGCGCGCTGCTGACATCAGAAGCCGTCGAGATTGCCCGGCAAATGGCAGCAGGTCTGGCAGCGGTTCATGCCTCGGGTGTCATCCATCGCGACTTCAAACCGGCGAACGTCATCCTGACCAAGGGCCGGGTTGTGGTGACTGACTTTGGCCTGGCCGCACCAATTGTGCGAGAAACAGGACAAGCTTCGCTGCGGACTGCAAGTCTTCTGCTTGGCACTCCGGGCTATGTGGCGCCCGAGCAGTGGGCTGGGAAACCCGCAACCATTGCAACGGACGTATATTCCTTTGGCATCGTTCTTCATGAGATGATCACCGGCCGTCACCCCAATGCAGAGGGTGCAAAGCTGGAAGGCGTCTGGGGACGAGTGGTGGCCAAATGCCTCCAAATGGATCCGGAGAAGCGCTGGTCCGGCCCCATGGCTGCAGTGGACGCATTGACTCCCGAGTGGGGCTCAAGACGTAGATTGCTCCTCGGTGTAGGCGGCTTGATGGCGCTTGGCGGTCTTGGTGCCACTGGCTGGATGACGTACCGCTCCCGTCGGAACTCGATGCTGCCGCCAGGAAGACTTCTGCTGGTTGCTCCGATTCGCAATAGTACTGGAGACGCCAGCTTCGATGGCATGACCGTGTTGCTCAAGAATCAATTGGCGCAGTCGGGGCACTTCCAGTTGCTCTCGGATGCGCAACTCGTCGACGTGCGGAAGCGAATGCGATTACCGGTCGCTGCAGAACTGGACGCAAAGCAGATGCGTGAGATCGCTCTCCGGGAAGGCGCTAGCGCCGTATTGTACGGAACGTTAAGCCGCCTGTCGGATGATTACACGCTTCGCCTTCGTCTGGAAGTGCTCGAAGGGCATCCGTCTTTTGCCCCGGCCACCTGGGACCATGAGGTGACAGTACGAGGAAAGCAGGAGTTGTTGGAGGCCGCGCGGCCTGCGGCAACTTGGGTCCGTGCCTCGGTGGGTGAGGTTCCTGCGGAGATTTCCCGGCGCTCGCAAGCGCCAAGTAAGGTGACGACGGCTTCCTGGGAGGCACTTGCTCTGTTTACCGAGGCAGAGAAACACTATGCCGCAGATCAGCGCCAGGCGGCTGTTGCGCTTTATCGGGAGGCGTTGCGAGTGGATCCGGATTTTGTACAGGCAGCCTTCCGGGTCGCAGATCTCCTACTCCAGGATGGGTTTCGTGAGGAGTCCTATCGTCTGTGGGACAGAATCAACGAACTGCTCCGTCAGAATCCAGTCACCACACGGGAAGCTTTTTCGATTCGCGAGACCTATGCTCACGACACTGGACAATGGCCGTTGTTTCGCGAGATCTGTCTGGTTCGGAAGCAATACTTCCCGGAGGAAGCACAGACTTATGCCGGCTTAGGCCGGGCGAACTCGCGGCTGGGGCGTTTTGAAGAGTCCGTCGCAGCATGGACAAAGGCATTGGAGTTGCGGCCAGGATGGCGGATGCCCCTCATCCAGCGCGCCTACGTCTACATCGCGATGGGGAGCTTGGACTCCATCCCGGATGAGATTCAGAAGATCCGTGAGTTAAAGGAGTTTGCCTGGGCAGATTTTGTCGAAGCGAAGTATCACTTCTGCCAGCAACGTCTCGCGAAGGCATTGGAGATCTTCGAGCGCCTGTCGCAGAGTGCCGATGCGTATTGGCGCGGCTTTGGTCCTTTGATGGCCGGCCAGATTGCTGCGGAATTGAATGACATCGCATTGGCAAAGAAGCTCTGGCTCAACAGCGCTGAAGCAGATCTGCGTCATGGCGATACAGGATTTCGCGCCGATAAGTTGATTCTGCTGGGCCATCTTGCTGCTCGTGATGGAGACCGGGAGGCGGCAATTCGTTATGCGAATGCGGCGAGAGAGGCGCAGCCCGGTCTGCTTCTCGATTGCCGGGCAGCGGCTATGTTGGCCTGTGAAGGCATGCCAGACCGTGCGGAGCGAATCCTCGGTGAGTGGAGTAGCCCGCCGCGCTATCCGGCGCACCGGGCCGCTGCAGCCCGCGCGCGCAGATCTTTTGCTGGCGAGAAATGATCTGGAAGGGGCCAGAAAAGTTGCGGAAGAAGGAAGGGATCTCTTCGCCCGTGACCGGGTTCGGGATCACGATCTCAGAATCGCATTGCGCCTTCCGGTCCAGGACGAAGCAGCCTATGTTCCGGCGCTTGTAGCGAAGCAGCCGGGTTTGTTCTTTGGGGCTTATGGGGAAGTTCCTCCAGGTTTATACCGGTTTACGTTGACGGGATGGCAGAAAGCCATTCCATCAAGTGAAGCTGCGTCAATCCTCCAACGGATTGACGCTTAACTCTAGAAAGTGAAGGAAGAATATGTCTGTAGATAAACAAGAACGATTGATCGCAGCCTTGGCCTTTGTGATGAAGCCCGAATGGTTTGCTGAGCTGCCGGCCCCAGCTAACTACACGGGGCAGGCCGCCTCAGACGCGTACTGCGACTACCTGAAGAAGCTGAACTTTGATGATGAGACGATCAACGACATTAAATCAAAGGTCGCCATTCTGAATGAGCAGAGCGAGTTTAAATCCATTTGCGATGTGCTGGCAGGCATCTTCACAGATGGCTATGATACACCGCCCTGCACCAGGCGCAAGGACTTTGAATCAATTCTCGCCGGCATCAGGCAAGTCGCCTACGCGCAAGGTATCTGAAATTTTTATGAACCTAACCAGGCGTAGTTTGATTCACGCGTCTCTAGCGGCAACCGGGCTGATCTCGTCAGCCCGGTCCTCGCCGGGAGCGGACCAGGATATCGTGACGCGTCGTATGAATGAGACGCTATTCCTCGGCTGGAAAGAGTTCATCGCGAACTATACTGTCAATGCTCCCACCTTCCGTCTGCCTTCGCGCCCACGACCGAATGCAGCTGGATTATCGCTTGACGGGAGATACAAGGTGCTCTTGGAACGAGCCTATACCGCTTGGAGGAATGCGTATCGGCGTGCCAATGCCGAGAGTACGGATGATTCTCTGAGTGCACTCGATTTTCGAGGCCAGATCTGGGCGGCAAACTCGCATCGGCAAGCCTGCGCTCCCTTCTCGAAAGAAAATGTTCACTCCGATCTACGCTTTCTTGCCTGGCATCGAGCCTTTGTCTGGTCTCATGAGCGAGCATTGATCTCACTCCTCTTAGAAGATTCTCAAGTTCGCCGTGAGGAAGCAGAGTCATTCAGAATTCCGTATTGGGGATGGGACACAGAACTGAAGATTCCCGCTCTCTATCAATCCGGGGCTCTTGGGGATGAAGTGCGAAATCAGAAACTAGAATGGAGCGACCTCGGCCGCTCAGACACTTCTTTCGTCGCGATTCTCCGCGCTGCAGGGGCCTGGAGAAATTTTGTGGGTACCGCCGACGCTCCCTCCAGTGTGGCGAATCAGGTCCATAACGACATCCATCGAGCGCTCGGCAAGAGAATGGTCAACTGGGCTACGACGGCCCTGGATCCAATTTTCTACGCCCATCACGGAAATCTCGACCGGCTTTGGCGTGACTTCATTCATCTGCGTGATCCCAACCAGGATAAAGACCTTGTCAACTCTTTGCAGACGACCTATGTGGTGGTCCCGAACCCAACCAGCCAATGCAAGCGCGACAGGTTCCTCAGGTTTAAGATCTGGGCCCTTCTCGATGAGAAGGCACTCGGTTACTCCTATGAGGCACCCTATACCGTTCTGGATGCAAATCCAAAATCCTCTTATAGGACGAGTCTTGTGTCAGGCATCAATCCGTATGTCGCATCAGAGAAACCACTGCCTGTCATTCAGAGCACACGGGCTTTGCAATTGCGGGTACTGCATATAAAAGGGAATGTAGAGATGGCGCCGGCTGGCGGTCGCTTCCTGCTGATTGCTATCGCTTCCAAAGGGCAATTTTCTACCGCAAAAATGATCGAGCTTGGAGTGCTTACATTCCTCGATCATTCCTCACAGGGCGGTGTTCACTCGAGTCATCCGAAGCAGCAACAGTTTTCTGTGTCGTTTCTTCTGGAGAAATCTCGATATGGTCCTCTTGCACAGAGTAAGAGTTTGCAGTTCCTCCTTGTGTCGAGACGCGGACGTAGGTGGCGTGACGGGATTTCGATAGCGGTCACAGATTCTGCAATTGAATGGGGCGAATAGCCCATCAGAATCGCGGGATCAATGTGTCCCTGTTTCTCCTTCATTTGCGCACTCTAAGTAACGCGACACAAATCTTTCAGGTGTGGCGAATGAAGGAGAAACAGACATGCCTTACACACTCAAACGCATTGGCCCCAGTACCTTCACTGCTGTGCCAGGCGCATCGTTCCATATCTTGTTGCAGGTGGATTCCGGGAGTCTCGCTGGCGTCATTGCCCGGTATGATGGTACCTTCACAACCACGAATCCTTTCAGCTATACAGTCGCGGCAGCCACCAAGAACCTTGGGATCGACTTTGGTGCAACAAATCCAACTGCCACGCTCAGTATTCTGGAAGTCGACGGAAACAACCACCAACTTCTGACCACTCGGCCTTCTGTCGATTCCACCTGTAATCTTCGGATTGTTTCTGATTCTTCGCTTGAGCAAGCTGAGGAACCCATCCCCCCTCAGAATCTAGCTTCCAAGCAGAAAGGGAGCAAGAGATGAGGCACCCAAGTTGGATCGGTTGGGCGGGGCTGCTCCTTTCGCTGCAGGGGACTCTGCTCGCGCAGTCCCTTCAGTCGAAACTCAGTCCTACCACACGG is part of the Bryobacter aggregatus MPL3 genome and encodes:
- a CDS encoding tyrosinase family protein, giving the protein MNETLFLGWKEFIANYTVNAPTFRLPSRPRPNAAGLSLDGRYKVLLERAYTAWRNAYRRANAESTDDSLSALDFRGQIWAANSHRQACAPFSKENVHSDLRFLAWHRAFVWSHERALISLLLEDSQVRREEAESFRIPYWGWDTELKIPALYQSGALGDEVRNQKLEWSDLGRSDTSFVAILRAAGAWRNFVGTADAPSSVANQVHNDIHRALGKRMVNWATTALDPIFYAHHGNLDRLWRDFIHLRDPNQDKDLVNSLQTTYVVVPNPTSQCKRDRFLRFKIWALLDEKALGYSYEAPYTVLDANPKSSYRTSLVSGINPYVASEKPLPVIQSTRALQLRVLHIKGNVEMAPAGGRFLLIAIASKGQFSTAKMIELGVLTFLDHSSQGGVHSSHPKQQQFSVSFLLEKSRYGPLAQSKSLQFLLVSRRGRRWRDGISIAVTDSAIEWGE
- a CDS encoding serine/threonine-protein kinase codes for the protein MSELSRWDQVSQLLAEVSAVAAADREAYLQARTQDSSLRAEVLSLLSVEMPSADLLEQSAMDWCQIDFASADEARIEPRLRVGEMLANRFHIAAFLGRGGMGEVYAAEDHELQERVALKLLHPELASQADFIARFRREIRLARRISSPNVAKVFDLVQEPDHHLGTLHFYVLELLEGETLGARLRRDGALLTSEAVEIARQMAAGLAAVHASGVIHRDFKPANVILTKGRVVVTDFGLAAPIVRETGQASLRTASLLLGTPGYVAPEQWAGKPATIATDVYSFGIVLHEMITGRHPNAEGAKLEGVWGRVVAKCLQMDPEKRWSGPMAAVDALTPEWGSRRRLLLGVGGLMALGGLGATGWMTYRSRRNSMLPPGRLLLVAPIRNSTGDASFDGMTVLLKNQLAQSGHFQLLSDAQLVDVRKRMRLPVAAELDAKQMREIALREGASAVLYGTLSRLSDDYTLRLRLEVLEGHPSFAPATWDHEVTVRGKQELLEAARPAATWVRASVGEVPAEISRRSQAPSKVTTASWEALALFTEAEKHYAADQRQAAVALYREALRVDPDFVQAAFRVADLLLQDGFREESYRLWDRINELLRQNPVTTREAFSIRETYAHDTGQWPLFREICLVRKQYFPEEAQTYAGLGRANSRLGRFEESVAAWTKALELRPGWRMPLIQRAYVYIAMGSLDSIPDEIQKIRELKEFAWADFVEAKYHFCQQRLAKALEIFERLSQSADAYWRGFGPLMAGQIAAELNDIALAKKLWLNSAEADLRHGDTGFRADKLILLGHLAARDGDREAAIRYANAAREAQPGLLLDCRAAAMLACEGMPDRAERILGEWSSPPRYPAHRAAAARARRSFAGEK
- a CDS encoding sigma-70 family RNA polymerase sigma factor; translated protein: MTSLLKRASRGDQSAREELYPHIYQELKRLASAHMARERAGHTLQPTALLHEAYLRLIESRDIDWVGRGHFYATAAKVMRRILISHARTHQAGKRGGGLQRVDLDQAFVSTPEREPILISLDEALSRLELESPRAYQLVELKFFAGLSFEEAALALNVSSRTLKRDWETAKRWLYRELQGSRQFPNEDKEGNG